The following proteins are co-located in the Scomber scombrus chromosome 2, fScoSco1.1, whole genome shotgun sequence genome:
- the zgc:174863 gene encoding CD276 antigen isoform X1, producing the protein MASIAVLFLFFIVIRAQGEGQTFITVECKTGNVGQFGQQSMLDCVVKTTQVVKDATILVVSWEKKDTEAIVLTFEKGKTVAQPRFRFAEPSWNEKNMNVSLLITNTTLEDIGEYKCVVMTDSGDSTNYTNLIVTAKYNKPMIHSNPEKITRDEDVTLTCSSEGGYPKGQLRWFDEHGQEWPESGPLTMEKTSNGLFKLTSRLSLLKSTIFSKYTCKVFNASGVKEDEAALEIPENPAEQEGRKEVDVPTKIVAPVVVIGSLIVGMLLVLVYKRRSQQTRRFSTTPLMSDHRGMTFESAAEEGDHLNTQHNDNEA; encoded by the exons ATGGCCTCCATTGCTGtcctcttcttgtttttcatcGTTATCAGGGCACAAGGTGAAGGACAAA CTTTTATAACAGTGGAATGCAAGACTGGAAACGTGGGACAATTTGGCCAGCAGTCAATGCTGGACTGTGTTGTCAAAACCACACAAGTCGTAAAAGATGCAACAATCCTGGTGGTCAGTTGGGAGAAAAAGGATACTGAGGCCATCGTTCTGACTTTTGAGAAAGGAAAAACTGTTGCGCAGCCTCGCTTTAGATTTGCTGAACCATCCTGGAATGAGAAGAATATGAACGTATCCCTGCTCATTACCAACACTACGTTGGAGGACATTGGAGAATATAAATGCGTGGTGATGACAGACAGCGGTGACAGCACCAACTATACTAACCTCATAGTCACAG CCAAATACAACAAACCAATGATACATTCCAACCCAGAGAAGATCACTAGAgatgaagatgtcaccttgacCTGTAGCTCTGAGGGTGGATATCCAAAAGGTCAACTTCGCTGGTTCGATGAGCACGGCCAGGAGTGGCCAGAAAGCGGTCCACTAACGATGGAAAAGACTAGCAATGGTCTGTTTAAACTCACTAGCAGGCTGTCTTTGCTGAAAAGTACCATTTTCTCCAAGTATACCTGCAAAGTGTTCAATGCCAGTGGCGTCAAAGAGGATGAGGCCGCATTGGAAATACCTGAAAATCCTGCAG aacaagaaggaaggaaagaggtgGATGTACCCACCAAAATCGTCGCTCCTGTAGTGGTTATCGGCTCACTGATCGTAGGAATGCTGTTGGTGCTGGTATACAAAAGGCGGTCTCAAC AGACCCGGAGGTTCTCTACAACACCCCTAATGA GTGACCATCGAGGGATGACATTTGAATCAGCAGCTGAGGAAG GTGATCATCTGAACACACAGCACAATGACAACGAGGCCTGA
- the zgc:174863 gene encoding CD276 antigen isoform X2 codes for MASIAVLFLFFIVIRAQGEGQTFITVECKTGNVGQFGQQSMLDCVVKTTQVVKDATILVVSWEKKDTEAIVLTFEKGKTVAQPRFRFAEPSWNEKNMNVSLLITNTTLEDIGEYKCVVMTDSGDSTNYTNLIVTAKYNKPMIHSNPEKITRDEDVTLTCSSEGGYPKGQLRWFDEHGQEWPESGPLTMEKTSNGLFKLTSRLSLLKSTIFSKYTCKVFNASGVKEDEAALEIPENPAEQEGRKEVDVPTKIVAPVVVIGSLIVGMLLVLVYKRRSQRDHRGMTFESAAEEGDHLNTQHNDNEA; via the exons ATGGCCTCCATTGCTGtcctcttcttgtttttcatcGTTATCAGGGCACAAGGTGAAGGACAAA CTTTTATAACAGTGGAATGCAAGACTGGAAACGTGGGACAATTTGGCCAGCAGTCAATGCTGGACTGTGTTGTCAAAACCACACAAGTCGTAAAAGATGCAACAATCCTGGTGGTCAGTTGGGAGAAAAAGGATACTGAGGCCATCGTTCTGACTTTTGAGAAAGGAAAAACTGTTGCGCAGCCTCGCTTTAGATTTGCTGAACCATCCTGGAATGAGAAGAATATGAACGTATCCCTGCTCATTACCAACACTACGTTGGAGGACATTGGAGAATATAAATGCGTGGTGATGACAGACAGCGGTGACAGCACCAACTATACTAACCTCATAGTCACAG CCAAATACAACAAACCAATGATACATTCCAACCCAGAGAAGATCACTAGAgatgaagatgtcaccttgacCTGTAGCTCTGAGGGTGGATATCCAAAAGGTCAACTTCGCTGGTTCGATGAGCACGGCCAGGAGTGGCCAGAAAGCGGTCCACTAACGATGGAAAAGACTAGCAATGGTCTGTTTAAACTCACTAGCAGGCTGTCTTTGCTGAAAAGTACCATTTTCTCCAAGTATACCTGCAAAGTGTTCAATGCCAGTGGCGTCAAAGAGGATGAGGCCGCATTGGAAATACCTGAAAATCCTGCAG aacaagaaggaaggaaagaggtgGATGTACCCACCAAAATCGTCGCTCCTGTAGTGGTTATCGGCTCACTGATCGTAGGAATGCTGTTGGTGCTGGTATACAAAAGGCGGTCTCAAC GTGACCATCGAGGGATGACATTTGAATCAGCAGCTGAGGAAG GTGATCATCTGAACACACAGCACAATGACAACGAGGCCTGA